Within Chlamydia pneumoniae TW-183, the genomic segment TCAACTGTATAGGAACAGGAAGGAAAAAAATTGTAACTCCAGAAGCTAAAGAGGCTTGTCTAAAGACCGCAGAGGCTCTGGATCTCGACGGACTAGTCATTATTGGCGGTGATGGCTCCAATACAGCAACCGCTATTCTTGCAGAGTATTTTGCAAAACGACGCCCAAAAACCTCTATTGTCGGAGTTCCTAAAACTATAGATGGGGATCTACAACACACCTTCTTGGATCTGACCTTCGGATTTGATACTGCAACAAAATTCTACTCTTCAATCATTAGCAATATTTCAAGAGATGCTCTTTCCTGTAAAGCTCATTACCACTTCATTAAACTTATGGGACGCTCAGCATCCCATATTGCTTTGGAATGTGCTCTCCAAACTCATCCAAATATTGCCCTTATCGGCGAAGAAATTGCCGAAAAAAATCTACCACTAAAAACCATCATCCATAAAATCTGCTCCGTAATTGCAGATAGAGCCGCTATGGAAAAATACTATGGCGTCATCCTCATCCCAGAAGGCATTATCGAGTTCATCCCAGAAATCATCAACTTAATTACAGAAATCGAAAGCCTATCAGAATACGAAGATAAAATCTCCAGGCTCTCTCCAGAATCCCAACGCCTACTGAAAAGCTTCCCAGCACCTATCATCGAGCAAATCCTCAATGACCGCGATGCTCACGGTAATGTCTATGTTTCTAAAATTAGTGTCGATAAACTACTCATCCACCTGGTCAGCAATCATCTCCAACAATATTTCCCTAACGTCCCTTTCAATGCGATCTCACATTTTCTAGGATATGAAGGACGCTCGGGATTGCCTACAAAATTCGATAATACCTACGGCTATAGCCTCGGATACGGCGCCGGTATTCTCGTCCGCAATCACTGCAACGGCTATCTCTCTACTATAGAATCCCTAGCATGCCCTTTCATGAAATGGAAATTACGGGCAATTCCCGTAGTGAAAATGTTCACAGTAAAACAACAGGCAGATGGAACTCTACAACCTAAAATTAAAAAATACCTCGTAGATATAGGAAGCACGGCATTTCGTAAATTTAAGCTCTATAGGAAAATTTGGGCCCTCGAAGACTCCTACCGATTCCTAGGGCCTCTACAAATAGAAACTCCTCCAGAAATGCACTCTGATAATTTCCCTCCTCTTACCCTTTTGCTTAATCATAACTTTTGGCAACGTCACCAGGGTTGCATAGAAATCCCTGATACTACGTATTAATTACGTTCTAATACGTTCTTAATTCCTGAAAATCTAAGATGCTTCCACGCAAGCTTATCCGCATACTAAACTTAGCAGAAGTAATGGATCTGATTCGGATACAGTAAGACTGTTACAAGCCACAACTGGTTCACTGAATCCTGTACATGCCATGCAACTCGGTACGAATGCCACGCCATGACGAATCAAAGGGAAACTAGATACAAACGTGGCAATAAGAAAAGAGAGCGTCGATCAACCAAGGACTTTTGATAAGCTACCTGCCTATAGAATCCTCTCCCCACTTAACAAAGTTTTTTATAAAGAAACTTTCATTCTTATTAATAAGAGATAATTCAATCGTTACTATTTAAAAATAAGCAACTTAGAATCAACTATAGAGAGAAAACAATTATTATATTAAAATTCATCGAACAACATTAGGTTGAAGATGGAAACTTATAGCTTTTCTACAGAACTACAGAAAAATACTTCTCTCTATATCATGGAAAAGTTAGATTCCTATTTTTCCTTTCAAGGCAAACGCACACGGGTAATTGCAATAACCCCTGCAGGTTTAGCCATCGCCTACGAGCAGAATATCCACCTCTCTATGACCGTGAAAATATTAAAAGTCCTCTCCTTTCCACGGTCTCTCCTCAGGACAACTAGTTTGTGGTATCGCCCTTGATAATACGAATATCGATAAACAAAAACAACTATCCGAAGAACTCAAAGACTCTCCCAACCAACATTTTGTCTATATAGAACTCCAAAATGCCTTCTTCTCCTATACCGAGATCTAATAAAGTTTCATAGACATCGTATCGAAGATTTTGTAATCATTCCTGCTTATTCTGTGTCTTTCCGCGGCGACTTCACAGTTTCTTCTTCGAACATAGAATCTAAACTATGTTTAGCGGCAGCTTCATACTTCCTCATAACTAAACAGCCCCGTTCTAACTTACTTTTAGCAATTGCAAACTCAAGCTCTTTAGTTTGTTTTATTCCCTTTTCGAGCTCTAGAAGGCTGAATTTCTCCCTAATGAACTCCTCTTTAGCCCTAGCCTGCTCTTGAAAATCTGTGGATGTCTTACATAACAATGTATACTCATACAGCAACAATAAGTACCTCAATCGTGATTGATACAAACAATCCTTTTGATACTCCTCTTGACTGGGAGTCTTAGAAAAACAAAAAAGAGAAACATCATGCAATTCAATAATAATGTCGCTAAGTTTCCTTTGCAGATCTTGAATCGAGCATTTCTCCATCGCATGCTCCTCTCTAAGAAGGCTCTCATTGAGCTCCTTGGTTTCTTTTTCAAAAGTGCATAGCTTCCTCTTTGCTATTTCAACACAATCATTCCCCCAATCCACAAACTCTTCTATCTTGCAAAGAGGCCATCTAAAATCTAACAGGTAATATGCATTCAAATCTCGGATTGCTGTTTTTAGAAAATGTATCTCCGAAGCAATACAAAAAGCCCTCCGATTCACTTTTGATAAATAGGCACCCAAGAATTCTATAGTCTGATAGATAGCACCTATGTCCCCAAGACCTAAAACATCTCTGGCTTTTGTCAATAAAGCATTCCACGCATCGATTGCTTTTTGAGACTCAAAAAGCACATCTTCATCTTCCGTAGCCTTTAAAAATTTGTCCTGGCCCAGCCCGAGTAAAACGAATTCAAGATGATCCAAACATTGATAAAGTGAAGTGATCTCTTGGTCACTTGTCGGCTTCTGGTCTTTTAAATGCGCAAACTCTCTTTTAAGAGCCTCTAACTCTACTAGCATAGTGCTAATAGTAGCATGCTCTTTCTCTCTAATTGTCTTGAAATACTCTCTTTCTCTTTCCCAAAGTTTCTGGTACTATAATAAAGATTTTGCCTCCTCAACTAAAAGTCCGACTCCTCCAGCTAATAAAAGAAGTCCCAGAACAATCCCAAGAACCCCAAAAACTAATGAAAGGACTCCATGAGAAAATACTGTGAGTATGGCAACCCCAGCAAGAAGAAAAAGAGAACCTATAATAACTAAGCTCACAGCTAAGATCACAAAAGTACTTTGTTTAAAGCACCTCTTCTGTTGTATCTGGTCAGAAGTCTTATGAAGCAAAGCAGATTGAATAGAAGAGGCCTGTACATTGGAAATATCAGGATAAGACATAACACATTCTCAACAAAACTTATGGGAAAAGAATAAAATCTTCTTTAAGGCATTTTATTTTTAAGCAATGCCTTATAAAAAGAAATGTTATAACTTTGAATGGCTTAAAAAATAAAATATTTATTTGTTTATGCCTCTAGAAGGATATCCACATAAAGTTGAGCAATCTCGAGTTCTAAAGTCTTTGTATGTACTACGCACATTTGTAGCTCTTCAAAGGTCTCAATACAATCCTCCACAGCCATCCGAGCCCTTACCCTGTCAAGAGTATCTATTGGTTTCCTAGATACTACCTCATCGTTGTATATCGCCCATAAAGCATGTAACATAGTCACACGTATACAGTGGATTTGGTATTCTTCCAAAACATCCTCAGAATCACTCGTAAAAAGATTCGTTTCATTTTCTAAGTCTGTTTCAATCTCAGTACAACAACACAGAAGTTCTGAAACCGATAGCTGTTTTGCTCTTTTCTTTTCTTCATTCACTCTCATATCTTCCACACAGACTTTTACATAATTACGCAAATTTTTTGCTGTGCGGCACATAGCATATGCTTCCATAAGAAAATGGGGAGCAGTTCCCTCAAAAACATCACCAATATAAAGATTACTCAGTGCTTTCTTTGAAACATGAATTTCTGAATAGCACCAAAGGTCTTCTCTGTAGGATCTCCAAAAAGCAGCTTTCCTATCATAGAGCTTCTTGAAGATCTCCTGAGCAGATTTTCTTCGAAATAATAGTGCCTCTTTACACTGCTCTAAAATAGAGTTTTGCTCTTGGGCTCTCTCCTGAATTTCACTTAGATTTCGAGGAACACCTATCTTTAGAATCTGTTTTTTCTCTGTTTTAGAACCTTCCAAAACATCGAGTCGTGCAGAAAACCCACGAATCAATGTATCCTTTTTCTGCTCTAAGTCCAACTCCCTTGCTAAATCAGCAATCTGATCCTGCATCTGTATAATCTCACTAGGAAGCTTCTTATCGAACCCTCCCTCAACACCAAATAGCTCTTTAGGCTCTAATCCATAGCGCTCCTTAAATTTAAGAAGCGCCAATCCTATACTTATTAAGAGCAGCCCTAAAATCATGCTGCTCATCCCTAAAAGGTACGTAGAGAAAACTCCCAAGAATACCATCCCCAGGCATACGAAAAGAGTCCCTAAAATAATAAGACAAACGATCACGACATTAAAGACGTGGTGAATGCGAATACTCGCCGTTTCTATAGGCCCAAAAGGGAAAAGACTGTGTTTACAAGAAGTAAGTTCTGAAAAACTTAATATCTCCGAATAAATAGACACAACCACTCCATACGACAGCTCTCAGAGAGATTTTATAAAATAATTTCTCAGTTTTAATATTTTTTTACAAACCGTTCTTCTAATTCAATAATTCTTGAAATTCGCCTCTTGAAGTATGTTGTAATACTATTTGATATTAAGGATGATAAACGTACCCTCAACTCTCGAAAACAGAAAACAGAAAACAGAAAGGATCGTTCTCTTTCTTCCACAAAGGAAGGATAAGCTCTAATCTGGGAATTCCTATCTGATTGGTATTAGAAAAAATTACCCTAGAGAAAACTACCAAAATCTATAAACCTTGAATGTGTAGAACTGCTAAGAGAGGCAACTATGGTCATCATAGTTTAGAAACGCTCTCTTCTGTGCTTTAGTAGGAGATCTGTAAACTAAGTTTCTTCTGTCACTATATCTTTTATCTTATGGATCAGTTCTAGTTCCAATGACTTTATTACGTCTTGAAGTGATCGTAACTCTTTTTCAATCTCTGTGAGTTTTTCAAAATACGCAGATTTTATAGCACCTCTGAACTGGAGCTTACGCACCAGAAGGGCGTTCAACCCAGTAGAAGCCGCCCTCATTCGATTTTCACATTCTTCAAGAGTTAGGCCAGAAGTTACTGTTCCAGAAATAAGGAACTCATAATGATGCAGAACTATTTCGCTATTTAAATAATTCAAAATTAAAAGCTGTTGATACGGACTAAAAAGTTCAGGATGGGAAAGATTTTCAGGATCTAGCCCCTGATTTTTAAGGGCTTCTTCATTTTTTTTCATTTCTAAGAGAGACTCAGTTCTACCCATGAAAAGACGTGCCGGACTTTCTTTCTTGGCTCTATCCATAAGCTTTTTTGTTGCCCTATCGACAATATCAAAAGCTTTCTCTACTTCTTTAAATTCCCTACTCATTTCATTAATGAACTTCTTACGTTCCTGAGCTTTCACATCAAGCTTATCTAATCTAGAGGTTAATCTTATAAACAGACCTTTGATAGCCTCAATTTCATCATAATCTACCTTGAGTATACCTGGGGGGAGCAGAAAAAAATTTAATAGAACTTGGAGGTCTTTCCTAAGCCTATACAATTCTAAATATAATGAAGACTTTTCCTCATGCAAATCAAAAAT encodes:
- a CDS encoding diphosphate--fructose-6-phosphate 1-phosphotransferase; this encodes MHPLYVDLDTIISSYSPPLPKEFQEAASLIAVPDTSHSKPVVPGVKTLFPQTYHLPYLKFVQGENVVHTPLKVGVMFSGGPAPGGHNVIQGLFNSLKDFHPDSSLVGFVNNGDGLTNNKSIDITEEFLSKFRNSGGFNCIGTGRKKIVTPEAKEACLKTAEALDLDGLVIIGGDGSNTATAILAEYFAKRRPKTSIVGVPKTIDGDLQHTFLDLTFGFDTATKFYSSIISNISRDALSCKAHYHFIKLMGRSASHIALECALQTHPNIALIGEEIAEKNLPLKTIIHKICSVIADRAAMEKYYGVILIPEGIIEFIPEIINLITEIESLSEYEDKISRLSPESQRLLKSFPAPIIEQILNDRDAHGNVYVSKISVDKLLIHLVSNHLQQYFPNVPFNAISHFLGYEGRSGLPTKFDNTYGYSLGYGAGILVRNHCNGYLSTIESLACPFMKWKLRAIPVVKMFTVKQQADGTLQPKIKKYLVDIGSTAFRKFKLYRKIWALEDSYRFLGPLQIETPPEMHSDNFPPLTLLLNHNFWQRHQGCIEIPDTTY
- a CDS encoding DUF648 domain-containing protein — protein: METYSFSTELQKNTSLYIMEKLDSYFSFQGKRTRVIAITPAGLAIAYEQNIHLSMTVKILKVLSFPRSLLRTTSLWYRP
- a CDS encoding IncA family protein, translating into MSIYSEILSFSELTSCKHSLFPFGPIETASIRIHHVFNVVIVCLIILGTLFVCLGMVFLGVFSTYLLGMSSMILGLLLISIGLALLKFKERYGLEPKELFGVEGGFDKKLPSEIIQMQDQIADLARELDLEQKKDTLIRGFSARLDVLEGSKTEKKQILKIGVPRNLSEIQERAQEQNSILEQCKEALLFRRKSAQEIFKKLYDRKAAFWRSYREDLWCYSEIHVSKKALSNLYIGDVFEGTAPHFLMEAYAMCRTAKNLRNYVKVCVEDMRVNEEKKRAKQLSVSELLCCCTEIETDLENETNLFTSDSEDVLEEYQIHCIRVTMLHALWAIYNDEVVSRKPIDTLDRVRARMAVEDCIETFEELQMCVVHTKTLELEIAQLYVDILLEA